One region of Bacteroidia bacterium genomic DNA includes:
- a CDS encoding aminotransferase class V-fold PLP-dependent enzyme → MIEKIKKLEKTARLLEPNEKQRKKIRGKVISYTESFLNEIETIKAFETKHDKGAELLTSPISEKPLDIEKTLRLMKKSVDTPGLNPASGGHLGYIPGGGIYYAALGDYMADITNRYAGLFFASPGAVRMENMLLKWMSDLVDYPKDAVGNLTSGGSIANLIAIVSAKKAHQIKSKDIEKTVVYLSEHAHHCIDKALRIAGLEECVKRHIPLDDNFRIIPSELEKLIFQDKKNGLQPWLVIASAGTTDVGAVDPLDEIAEIAKINKLWYHIDAAYGGFFLMTKHGKEKMKGIEKSDSLVMDPHKGLFLPYGLGAVLVRNKKAISDAHYYQANYMQDAVDCVDEPSPADLSPELTKHFRGLRMWLPLKLLGTKPFVAALEEKLLLANYFYQEIKNIGFETGNVPDLSVVTYRYIPKKGNADNFNKRLVEEVQKDGRVFISSTIIHKKYTLRLAVLSFRTHLSTIDLTLKILKEKVKLLENDWK, encoded by the coding sequence ATGATAGAAAAAATTAAAAAATTAGAAAAAACAGCGCGTTTGTTGGAACCGAATGAAAAGCAACGAAAAAAAATTCGCGGTAAAGTAATTTCGTACACCGAAAGTTTTTTGAACGAAATTGAAACAATAAAAGCCTTTGAAACAAAGCACGATAAAGGTGCAGAATTGTTGACATCGCCAATTTCGGAAAAGCCTTTGGATATTGAAAAAACGCTTCGTTTGATGAAAAAAAGCGTAGATACTCCGGGTTTAAATCCTGCATCGGGCGGACATTTGGGATACATTCCGGGTGGTGGAATTTATTACGCTGCTTTGGGCGATTACATGGCGGATATTACGAATCGTTATGCTGGATTATTTTTTGCTTCGCCTGGCGCTGTTCGAATGGAAAATATGTTGTTGAAATGGATGTCGGATTTGGTGGATTATCCAAAAGATGCGGTTGGAAATTTGACTTCTGGTGGCAGTATTGCTAACTTGATTGCGATTGTAAGCGCGAAAAAAGCACATCAAATAAAATCGAAAGATATTGAAAAAACAGTGGTTTATTTATCCGAACATGCGCATCATTGTATTGATAAAGCCTTGCGAATTGCGGGTTTGGAAGAATGTGTGAAACGCCATATTCCTTTGGATGATAATTTTAGAATCATTCCGAGTGAGCTCGAAAAATTAATTTTTCAAGACAAAAAAAATGGTTTGCAACCTTGGTTGGTTATTGCATCAGCAGGAACGACGGATGTTGGAGCGGTTGATCCGTTGGACGAAATTGCGGAAATCGCGAAAATAAATAAATTATGGTATCACATTGATGCGGCTTACGGTGGTTTTTTTCTCATGACAAAACATGGAAAAGAAAAAATGAAAGGGATCGAAAAGTCAGATTCTTTGGTGATGGATCCACACAAAGGATTGTTTCTGCCTTACGGACTGGGCGCGGTACTCGTCAGAAATAAAAAAGCAATAAGTGATGCACATTATTATCAAGCCAATTATATGCAAGATGCGGTAGATTGTGTGGATGAGCCTTCTCCTGCAGATTTATCTCCTGAATTAACGAAGCATTTTCGTGGTTTACGAATGTGGCTTCCGCTGAAATTGTTGGGAACAAAACCTTTTGTTGCTGCTTTGGAAGAAAAATTATTGTTGGCAAATTATTTTTATCAGGAGATTAAAAATATAGGTTTTGAAACTGGAAATGTGCCCGATTTATCGGTAGTTACGTATCGTTACATTCCTAAAAAAGGCAATGCGGATAATTTCAATAAACGTTTGGTGGAAGAAGTGCAAAAAGATGGACGCGTATTTATTTCTTCTACCATTATTCATAAAAAATACACTTTGCGTTTGGCAGTCTTGTCTTTCAGAACGCATCTTTCAACGATTGATCTCACCTTAAAAATTTTAAAAGAAAAAGTAAAGTTGTTGGAAAATGATTGGAAATAA
- a CDS encoding septum formation initiator family protein, which translates to MLKKTISVVRNKYFIVFFGLVLWLLFFDKNDILSQVQMSHKITQLKEEKQYYIREIAKNKTDMEELKTNPKNLEKFAREKYLMKKDNEDIFVIVNTNKVSADSPDSLK; encoded by the coding sequence ATGCTCAAAAAAACAATTTCTGTCGTTCGCAATAAATATTTTATCGTATTTTTTGGATTGGTTTTATGGCTATTATTTTTTGATAAAAATGATATTTTGTCACAAGTACAAATGAGCCATAAAATCACTCAATTAAAGGAAGAGAAGCAATATTACATTCGTGAAATCGCAAAAAATAAAACGGATATGGAAGAGTTAAAAACCAATCCGAAAAATTTAGAAAAATTTGCCCGCGAAAAATATTTAATGAAAAAAGACAACGAAGATATTTTCGTTATTGTCAATACCAATAAGGTTTCTGCAGATTCCCCTGATTCCTTAAAATAA
- a CDS encoding methylmalonyl-CoA mutase family protein, with the protein VNSILKTLEDTARGTGNLMPIILEAAENYATLGEIADTMRNVFGEYKN; encoded by the coding sequence AAGTAAATAGCATTTTAAAAACGTTAGAAGATACAGCTCGCGGCACAGGAAATTTAATGCCTATTATTTTAGAAGCAGCCGAAAACTACGCAACACTCGGTGAAATTGCCGATACGATGCGAAACGTTTTCGGAGAATATAAAAATTAA